A part of Myxococcus landrumus genomic DNA contains:
- a CDS encoding Rieske (2Fe-2S) protein, with protein sequence MDEGQPDGRFIPVARLDALDARGRAVVRIGEVRVVLVRVDGRLHALEDTCPHRGGSLSEGDLDGHLLHCPLHAWPFDVRTGHCPWRPEARIRIYDVSVRGDEILIAASDSVAAR encoded by the coding sequence ATGGATGAAGGACAACCAGACGGGCGATTCATTCCGGTGGCGCGGCTCGATGCGTTGGACGCGCGAGGGCGGGCCGTGGTCCGCATCGGAGAGGTCCGGGTGGTGCTCGTCCGCGTGGACGGGCGGCTGCATGCCCTGGAGGACACCTGTCCCCATCGAGGTGGCTCATTGTCCGAGGGCGACCTGGATGGGCACCTGCTGCATTGCCCGCTGCATGCGTGGCCCTTTGATGTGCGCACGGGGCACTGCCCTTGGCGGCCCGAAGCCCGCATTCGCATCTACGACGTGAGTGTGCGAGGTGACGAGATCCTCATCGCCGCATCGGATAGCGTCGCTGCCCGTTGA
- a CDS encoding MarR family winged helix-turn-helix transcriptional regulator, with amino-acid sequence MRVPANRPALRVQSGGVGEEELEYNEEGGVTDDTVPPEDASTPSSRRLHELIIQLGRYRSLRDPLHGICESKQLTPTQIHALMWLGNDGPTHVGVLAQRVGITKKTITGVVDRLEDMRLVERTRDAEDRRAVVAQLTTEGVKLFNLISRSVDEGLRRMLDLLPPDDQEALFGLLERVLKRLGETSEPQPL; translated from the coding sequence ATGCGAGTGCCGGCGAACAGACCGGCCCTCCGCGTGCAGTCGGGCGGCGTGGGCGAGGAGGAACTCGAGTACAACGAGGAGGGTGGCGTCACCGACGACACCGTTCCTCCCGAGGATGCCTCCACGCCCTCGTCGCGCCGCCTGCACGAGCTCATCATCCAGCTTGGGCGGTACCGCTCCCTGCGGGACCCGCTCCACGGAATCTGCGAGAGCAAGCAGCTGACGCCTACGCAGATTCACGCGTTGATGTGGTTGGGCAATGACGGCCCCACTCACGTGGGGGTGCTCGCCCAGCGTGTGGGCATCACCAAGAAGACCATCACCGGGGTTGTCGACCGGTTGGAAGACATGAGGCTGGTGGAGCGCACGCGGGACGCCGAGGACCGGCGCGCCGTCGTCGCGCAGCTCACCACCGAGGGAGTGAAGCTCTTCAACCTCATCAGCCGCAGCGTCGATGAAGGCCTACGGCGGATGCTGGACCTGCTCCCTCCCGATGACCAGGAGGCCCTCTTTGGCCTGCTGGAGCGGGTGCTGAAGCGGCTGGGCGAAACCTCCGAGCCGCAGCCCCTCTAG
- a CDS encoding SCP2 sterol-binding domain-containing protein — protein sequence MNAKDIIENQIPEALKAKPELAKEIGAKVVFNISGEGGGTWTVDLTKEDGWVSEGAAADAKMTVSASNDDFVKIREKKLNAQMAAMQGKLKFKPMDMGLAMKLAKLM from the coding sequence ATGAACGCGAAGGACATCATCGAGAACCAGATCCCGGAAGCTCTGAAGGCGAAGCCGGAGCTGGCCAAGGAGATTGGCGCCAAGGTCGTCTTCAACATCTCGGGTGAGGGGGGCGGGACGTGGACGGTGGACCTGACCAAGGAAGATGGCTGGGTCTCCGAGGGTGCTGCGGCGGATGCGAAGATGACCGTCTCCGCGAGCAACGACGACTTCGTGAAGATCCGCGAGAAGAAGCTCAACGCGCAGATGGCCGCCATGCAGGGCAAGCTGAAGTTCAAGCCCATGGACATGGGCCTCGCGATGAAGCTGGCGAAGCTGATGTAG
- a CDS encoding AMP-dependent synthetase/ligase, translating to MRAESQVAPSAPAAGAQEGNLVQLLIQRVQSGSKEGATHKKDGRWQDVSFSQVLEDVKVLSAGLVALGVKPGDRVSLFANTSLQWIVADLAITAAQAIMVPVYSSNIPDEVAYVVNHSESSFIFVDNDEKDAKQAGRLTRIRQKLAECPTVQKVIVFEGAVAGEQEVALADVVAKGREAHQANPSAFDERVASVKSDDTYCIVYTSGTTGAPKGTLLTHGNWTYQAQAVRAIGMMEPSDSVMLFLPLAHVFAQVAKVAWLSMGCRLIIAESVDKLMANIAETRPTVLPSVPRVFEKVYNTVVSNGMAAPGLKGRLTRWAFGLFDEYVEAKQQGREYNSLGFTLAKKLVFTKVRATLDEKLGGNMRLFVSGGAPLSRKIAYFFDLLGFKVVEGYGLTETSAPCNANRPNKIKIGSVGPPMPGTEVKIAADGEVLVRGPCVTKGYYKNPTATAEALDADGWYHTGDIGELDSDNYLRITDRKKDIIVTAGGKNVAPQNIENTLKTFPILSQAMVYGDKRPYLVVLLTVAEDAVRKLLEEKGAPVGTYAENAKRPEVHEAVKAVMAKVNSEQPPYATIKRFTIMSADFTQETGELTPTLKVKRKVCSQKFKAQIDTMYDNASIPD from the coding sequence GTGAGAGCAGAGAGTCAGGTAGCACCTTCGGCTCCGGCGGCCGGAGCGCAGGAGGGAAACCTGGTCCAGTTGCTGATCCAGCGCGTGCAGTCCGGCTCCAAGGAGGGCGCGACGCACAAGAAGGACGGCCGCTGGCAGGACGTGAGTTTCAGCCAGGTGCTGGAGGACGTGAAGGTCCTGTCCGCCGGCCTGGTGGCCTTGGGTGTGAAGCCCGGTGACCGGGTGTCGCTCTTCGCCAACACCAGCCTTCAGTGGATTGTCGCGGACCTGGCCATCACCGCCGCGCAGGCCATCATGGTCCCGGTGTACTCGTCCAACATCCCGGACGAGGTCGCCTACGTCGTCAACCACTCCGAGTCGTCCTTCATCTTCGTGGACAACGACGAGAAGGACGCCAAGCAGGCGGGGCGCCTTACGCGCATCCGCCAGAAGCTGGCCGAGTGTCCCACCGTCCAGAAGGTCATCGTCTTCGAGGGCGCGGTGGCGGGCGAGCAGGAGGTGGCGCTGGCGGACGTCGTGGCCAAGGGCCGCGAGGCGCACCAGGCCAACCCGAGCGCGTTCGACGAGCGCGTCGCGTCGGTGAAGTCCGACGACACCTACTGCATCGTCTACACCTCCGGCACCACGGGCGCGCCCAAGGGCACGCTGCTCACGCACGGCAACTGGACGTACCAGGCGCAAGCGGTGCGAGCCATCGGGATGATGGAGCCGAGTGACTCCGTCATGCTGTTCCTTCCGCTGGCGCACGTCTTCGCGCAGGTGGCGAAGGTGGCGTGGCTGAGCATGGGTTGCCGGCTCATCATCGCGGAGTCGGTGGACAAGCTGATGGCCAACATCGCGGAGACGCGTCCCACGGTGCTGCCGTCGGTGCCGCGTGTCTTCGAGAAGGTCTACAACACGGTGGTGTCCAACGGCATGGCGGCGCCGGGCCTCAAGGGCCGGCTGACGCGCTGGGCGTTCGGCCTGTTCGACGAGTACGTCGAGGCCAAGCAGCAGGGCCGCGAGTACAACAGCCTGGGCTTCACGCTGGCGAAGAAGCTGGTGTTCACCAAGGTGCGCGCCACGCTGGACGAGAAGCTGGGCGGCAACATGCGCCTGTTCGTCTCTGGCGGCGCTCCGCTGTCGCGCAAGATTGCGTACTTCTTCGACCTGCTGGGCTTCAAGGTCGTGGAGGGCTACGGCCTGACGGAGACGTCCGCGCCCTGCAACGCCAACCGTCCGAACAAGATCAAGATTGGCAGCGTGGGCCCGCCGATGCCGGGCACCGAGGTGAAGATCGCCGCGGACGGCGAAGTCCTTGTCCGGGGCCCCTGCGTCACCAAGGGCTACTACAAGAACCCCACCGCCACGGCCGAGGCCCTGGACGCCGACGGCTGGTACCACACGGGCGACATCGGCGAGCTGGACTCGGACAACTACCTGCGCATCACCGACCGCAAGAAGGACATCATCGTCACGGCGGGCGGGAAGAACGTGGCGCCGCAGAACATCGAGAACACGCTGAAGACCTTCCCCATCCTGAGCCAGGCCATGGTGTACGGCGACAAGCGCCCGTACCTCGTGGTGCTCCTCACCGTGGCGGAGGATGCCGTGCGCAAGCTGCTGGAGGAGAAGGGCGCTCCGGTGGGCACCTACGCGGAGAACGCGAAGCGGCCCGAGGTCCACGAGGCGGTGAAGGCCGTGATGGCCAAGGTGAACTCGGAGCAGCCTCCGTACGCCACCATCAAGCGCTTCACCATCATGTCGGCGGACTTCACCCAGGAGACGGGCGAACTGACGCCCACGCTGAAGGTCAAGCGCAAGGTGTGCAGCCAGAAGTTCAAGGCTCAGATCGACACGATGTACGACAACGCCTCGATTCCGGACTGA
- a CDS encoding CaiB/BaiF CoA transferase family protein: MSTLPLTGLRVLDLSRLLPGPYATLVLADLGATVVKVEEPEGGDYVRQMPPSRDDMGALFYGLNRNKRSLTLNLKTPGGRDALKRLVRTHDVLVESFRPGVMDKLGVGESVLRAENPRLIYCAISGYGQTGPDRLKAGHDLNYVARAGLLGYGGEAGGAPAFPGVQMGDIGGGSLFALVGILAALHERERTGTGRLVDVSMTDGATAFLHMHLAARLFMGEQGGALERGREALNGGYACYGLYRTADDRWLAVGALEPKFFAGVCERLGRPELLEDAYAPGEAGARVKAELTRLFASKPLAHWAETFAGSDLCVEPVAEGDEVLADAQLRARGLFVEADDARLGRKVTHLLTPLRMGPTPLGAPPSLGQHSREVLAEAGFTEEEMAKLGA, translated from the coding sequence ATGTCGACGCTGCCACTGACGGGCCTGCGGGTGCTGGACCTGTCTCGTCTGTTGCCGGGGCCGTACGCCACGCTGGTGCTCGCGGACCTGGGCGCCACGGTGGTGAAGGTGGAGGAGCCGGAAGGGGGCGACTACGTCCGGCAGATGCCTCCGTCGCGCGACGACATGGGGGCGCTGTTCTACGGGCTCAACCGGAACAAGCGCTCACTGACGCTGAACCTCAAGACGCCCGGGGGGCGCGACGCGCTCAAGCGGCTGGTGCGGACGCACGACGTGCTGGTGGAGAGCTTCCGGCCCGGGGTGATGGACAAGCTGGGCGTGGGGGAGTCGGTCCTCCGGGCGGAGAACCCTCGGCTCATCTACTGCGCCATCTCCGGCTATGGGCAGACGGGGCCGGACCGGCTCAAGGCGGGGCATGACCTGAACTACGTGGCTCGCGCGGGGCTGCTGGGCTACGGCGGTGAGGCGGGAGGAGCGCCGGCCTTTCCGGGCGTCCAGATGGGCGACATCGGCGGAGGCAGCCTCTTCGCGCTGGTGGGCATCCTGGCCGCGCTGCACGAGCGCGAGCGCACGGGGACGGGCCGCCTCGTGGACGTGTCCATGACGGATGGGGCCACGGCCTTCCTGCACATGCACCTGGCCGCGCGGCTCTTCATGGGCGAGCAGGGTGGGGCGCTGGAGCGCGGACGTGAGGCGCTCAACGGTGGGTATGCGTGCTACGGCCTGTACCGGACGGCGGATGACCGGTGGCTGGCGGTGGGCGCGCTGGAGCCCAAGTTCTTCGCGGGAGTGTGCGAGCGGCTGGGTCGCCCGGAGCTCCTCGAGGACGCCTACGCACCAGGCGAAGCGGGCGCGCGGGTGAAGGCCGAGCTGACGCGCCTGTTCGCGTCGAAGCCGCTGGCGCACTGGGCGGAGACCTTCGCGGGCTCGGACTTGTGCGTGGAGCCCGTGGCGGAAGGGGATGAGGTGTTGGCGGACGCGCAGCTGCGCGCCCGAGGACTCTTCGTCGAAGCGGACGATGCGAGGCTGGGCCGCAAGGTGACGCACCTGCTCACGCCGCTGCGCATGGGGCCGACGCCGCTGGGCGCTCCCCCTTCGTTGGGTCAGCACTCCCGCGAGGTGCTCGCGGAGGCGGGCTTCACCGAGGAGGAGATGGCGAAGCTGGGGGCGTGA
- a CDS encoding zinc-regulated TonB-dependent outer membrane receptor, with the protein MSPVSRRPRAALVVASFIVLLSTASASAQESVPPPLPDAGIQEPDAGADAGSAEEVPPSLTPEELAEIEKAFGGDTQQGVPATTSAPPTATPGGGLPLSIPGSGSGTNLLDMSFILDLAAAAFTSKEPLQGGAHDPSRNGFNLQQLELSIGSVVDPYFRFDANIVYSQFGVEIEEAYGTTLALPASLQVRAGQFLTRFGRLNPTHPHAWDFADQPFALSRVFGGEGNRGLGVELSWLTPLPWFVELTGSLTDATGEATARSFLAASNDRVLSPLDLQATGVVKQFFPLTDDLSLMWGLSVATGPNPTGYRNRTDLYGTDVYLRYRPITEASTTLLTFQVETFYRRRQVPGDVLTDFNGYAQAAWRFSQRWAAAARYELGTPARGENGEVAEDPLDPEWTKNRDRISANVSFWPTEFSRLRLQAARDHARWRDEADYSLFLALELVTGAHGAHAF; encoded by the coding sequence GTGTCCCCCGTCTCACGTCGTCCGCGCGCCGCGCTGGTCGTCGCGTCCTTCATCGTGTTGTTGTCCACGGCCTCCGCCTCGGCGCAGGAATCCGTCCCTCCCCCCTTGCCCGATGCCGGCATCCAGGAGCCCGATGCGGGCGCCGATGCGGGCTCGGCCGAAGAAGTGCCCCCCAGCCTCACTCCCGAGGAGCTGGCCGAAATCGAAAAGGCCTTTGGTGGCGACACCCAGCAAGGTGTCCCGGCCACCACGTCCGCGCCGCCCACTGCCACTCCAGGAGGCGGACTCCCGCTGTCCATTCCCGGATCCGGCAGCGGCACCAACCTCCTGGACATGAGCTTCATCCTGGACCTCGCCGCGGCGGCGTTCACGTCGAAGGAGCCCCTCCAGGGTGGCGCGCACGACCCCTCGCGCAACGGCTTCAACCTCCAGCAGTTGGAGCTGTCCATCGGCTCGGTGGTGGACCCCTACTTCCGCTTCGACGCGAACATCGTCTACAGCCAGTTCGGCGTCGAAATCGAGGAGGCCTACGGCACGACGCTGGCCCTCCCCGCGAGCCTCCAGGTCCGCGCGGGCCAGTTCCTCACCCGCTTTGGCCGGTTGAATCCCACCCACCCGCACGCGTGGGACTTCGCGGACCAGCCCTTCGCGCTCAGCCGCGTGTTTGGCGGCGAAGGCAACCGCGGCCTGGGTGTGGAGCTGTCGTGGCTCACACCCCTGCCCTGGTTCGTGGAGCTCACGGGAAGCCTCACCGATGCCACGGGCGAGGCCACCGCCCGCAGCTTCCTGGCCGCATCGAATGACCGCGTCCTGTCCCCGTTGGACCTCCAGGCCACGGGAGTGGTGAAGCAGTTCTTCCCGCTGACGGATGACCTGTCGCTGATGTGGGGTCTGTCCGTCGCCACGGGCCCCAACCCCACCGGATACCGCAACCGCACGGACCTCTACGGCACCGACGTGTACCTGCGCTATCGGCCCATCACCGAGGCCAGCACCACGCTGCTCACCTTCCAGGTGGAGACCTTCTACCGACGGAGGCAGGTGCCCGGAGATGTGCTGACGGACTTCAACGGCTACGCGCAGGCCGCATGGCGCTTCTCACAGCGATGGGCCGCCGCCGCGCGCTACGAGCTTGGAACACCGGCGCGCGGAGAGAACGGCGAGGTGGCCGAGGATCCGCTGGACCCGGAGTGGACGAAGAACCGCGACCGCATCTCCGCCAACGTGTCCTTCTGGCCCACCGAGTTCTCCCGCCTGCGACTGCAAGCGGCCAGAGACCACGCGCGTTGGAGGGACGAGGCGGACTACTCGCTATTCCTCGCCCTCGAGCTGGTGACCGGCGCCCATGGCGCCCATGCGTTCTGA
- a CDS encoding sensor histidine kinase, producing MGTGDTLAQAPGLILVPVQGPPRPLGGLLLEHLGLRALPPDATSLEALLGAAGFQRRAGDARLWEHDGRVLLAGEEPLGDGARILWTAPACWDEAEVRRRVRYLGMASHDLRGSLANIRSYAALLLNGRVPLEPKVQRGLETILRNADRSLSLSQDFFDSSRADLGSLACEPERQPLIPLLEGAVERQRAAAATAHVALVLDLDPSLPSPEVAVDGARIQHAVEAFILYQLSRSHPGEVIHVRVYPGVPRVRVEVRREGVPLSDEDASAVFQREERAFREKKVEDPLRVYLARQEVEAHGGGVGVETDPSGSALVLTLTALPGALLGTPATLQA from the coding sequence ATGGGAACGGGTGACACGCTGGCGCAAGCGCCGGGCCTCATCCTTGTCCCCGTGCAAGGCCCCCCGCGCCCGCTGGGTGGCCTGCTCCTCGAGCACCTGGGCCTGCGCGCGCTGCCCCCGGACGCCACCTCGCTGGAAGCGCTCCTGGGCGCCGCGGGCTTCCAGCGCCGCGCCGGCGACGCGCGACTCTGGGAGCACGACGGACGCGTCCTGCTCGCGGGAGAAGAGCCCCTGGGCGATGGAGCGCGCATTCTCTGGACGGCCCCCGCCTGCTGGGACGAAGCCGAGGTGCGCCGCCGGGTGCGCTACTTGGGAATGGCCTCCCATGACTTGCGCGGCTCGCTGGCCAACATCCGCTCCTACGCCGCGCTGCTGCTCAACGGTCGCGTCCCGCTGGAGCCCAAGGTGCAGCGCGGGCTGGAGACCATCCTGCGCAACGCGGACCGCTCGCTCTCCCTCTCGCAGGACTTCTTCGACTCCAGCCGCGCCGACCTGGGCTCGCTGGCCTGTGAGCCGGAGCGCCAGCCGCTCATCCCCCTCCTGGAGGGGGCGGTGGAGCGTCAGCGCGCGGCGGCCGCCACGGCCCACGTGGCGCTCGTGCTGGACCTGGACCCGAGCCTGCCCTCGCCCGAGGTCGCCGTGGACGGAGCCCGCATCCAGCACGCGGTGGAGGCGTTCATCCTGTACCAACTCTCCCGCTCCCATCCCGGCGAGGTCATCCACGTCCGGGTGTACCCCGGTGTTCCCCGGGTGCGGGTGGAGGTGCGCCGGGAAGGGGTCCCCCTCTCCGACGAGGACGCCTCCGCCGTCTTCCAGCGCGAGGAGCGGGCCTTCCGGGAGAAGAAGGTGGAGGACCCGCTGCGCGTCTACCTGGCCCGACAGGAGGTGGAGGCGCACGGGGGCGGCGTGGGCGTGGAGACAGATCCGTCCGGCAGCGCCCTGGTCCTCACCCTCACGGCCCTTCCGGGCGCCCTGCTCGGAACGCCAGCAACCCTCCAAGCGTAG
- the tatA gene encoding twin-arginine translocase TatA/TatE family subunit, translated as MLGLKPMELLLILFVLLLLFGATRLPQLGSSLGSAIRNFKRGFGGEEEAGGQGGDKKGGGTLATGGNVDKDVKSSTPSSHA; from the coding sequence ATGCTGGGGCTGAAGCCGATGGAACTACTTCTGATCCTGTTTGTGCTGCTGCTCCTCTTCGGGGCCACGCGGCTGCCGCAGCTCGGCTCGTCCCTGGGCAGCGCGATTCGCAACTTCAAGCGCGGCTTCGGCGGCGAGGAAGAGGCTGGCGGCCAGGGAGGCGACAAGAAGGGCGGCGGGACGCTCGCCACCGGCGGGAACGTGGACAAGGACGTCAAGTCCTCCACGCCCAGCAGCCACGCCTGA
- a CDS encoding sigma-70 family RNA polymerase sigma factor, with product MANSTKFAAEGLSQYLRHLGGHQQLTREQEYELARRARKGDESARQTLATSNLAFVVAVAKKFANRGARLDDLIQEGNVGLMKAIEHFDPKKNVRFATYAVWWIRAYITRYLKDNRSQVRGGEAERGSMVDFSLDASIDEEGETTFLDRLEDGGPSPQDVFLSNEQDTEIQDALTKVRKRIGDLGWDILTERLTQDKPLTLEELGQRWGVSRERVRQVELKTKNFLERYLSAFNENEEQAFVDAA from the coding sequence ATGGCCAACTCGACGAAGTTTGCGGCGGAGGGCCTGTCGCAATATCTGCGTCATCTGGGGGGACACCAGCAACTGACGCGCGAGCAGGAGTACGAGCTGGCTCGCCGCGCTCGCAAAGGTGACGAGTCCGCGAGACAGACGCTCGCCACCTCCAATCTGGCCTTCGTTGTCGCGGTGGCGAAGAAGTTCGCCAACCGGGGTGCGCGACTGGATGACCTCATCCAGGAAGGCAACGTGGGTTTGATGAAGGCGATCGAGCACTTCGACCCCAAGAAGAACGTGCGCTTCGCGACGTACGCGGTGTGGTGGATTCGCGCCTACATCACCCGCTACTTGAAGGACAACCGCAGCCAGGTCCGCGGCGGCGAGGCCGAGCGCGGCAGCATGGTGGACTTCTCGCTGGATGCTTCCATCGACGAGGAGGGTGAGACCACCTTCCTGGACCGCTTGGAAGACGGCGGGCCGTCGCCTCAGGACGTGTTCCTCTCCAACGAGCAGGACACCGAAATCCAGGACGCACTCACCAAGGTCCGCAAGCGCATTGGCGACCTGGGCTGGGACATCCTCACGGAGCGGCTGACGCAGGACAAGCCGCTCACCCTGGAGGAACTCGGGCAGCGGTGGGGCGTGTCGCGCGAGCGCGTGCGCCAGGTGGAGCTCAAGACGAAGAACTTCCTGGAGCGCTACCTGTCGGCCTTCAACGAGAACGAAGAGCAGGCCTTCGTGGACGCGGCCTGA
- a CDS encoding FAD-binding oxidoreductase: MSEVSARPARVDPERVARVCEALAQVLSPGQWRQDTETLAAYGRDESDSGVFPPDVVMFPESTAQVSAIFKACVAHGVPFTPCGARSGKSGGSLPLNGGVAVSLERMNRIRSISVEDLTAVVEPGVVTGDLMKAVEEQGLFYPPDPNSWEFCTLGGNVAENAGGPRALKYGVTRDYVIGLEWVLPDGEVLRVGRRTIKGVAGYDLVGLFVGSEGTLGVATEITLQLIPLPRKVLTALVVFPSVLDAARAVSAVLAAGILPRCLELIDDVALRAVDGRGFSFPSGAGSALIVEVDGTSEESLLEDLSRVGDICAQQGAAQTLVARDESQREKLWAVRRVISPALRALKPHKISEDIVVPRSKIPEIIERLKAMGAELGLTVATYGHAGDGNLHANILYEGPHQRPLVDEALRRMLVMTVDLGGTITGEHGVGLAKREFLALEQAPALIELQRRLKSFFDPSGLLNPQKIFPALVRSN; this comes from the coding sequence ATGAGCGAAGTCTCCGCGCGGCCCGCTCGCGTGGACCCGGAGCGGGTGGCGCGGGTGTGCGAGGCACTGGCACAGGTCCTCTCACCCGGACAGTGGCGGCAGGACACCGAGACGCTCGCCGCCTATGGCCGCGACGAGTCCGACAGCGGCGTCTTCCCACCGGACGTGGTGATGTTCCCCGAGAGCACCGCGCAGGTGTCTGCCATCTTCAAGGCCTGTGTGGCGCACGGTGTGCCCTTCACGCCTTGCGGCGCTCGCAGCGGGAAGAGTGGAGGCTCGCTGCCGCTGAACGGAGGCGTGGCGGTGAGCCTGGAGCGCATGAACCGCATCCGCTCCATCTCCGTCGAGGACCTCACCGCGGTGGTGGAGCCCGGTGTCGTGACGGGTGACTTGATGAAGGCCGTGGAGGAACAGGGCCTCTTTTATCCACCGGATCCAAACTCGTGGGAGTTCTGCACGCTGGGCGGCAACGTCGCGGAGAACGCGGGCGGGCCTCGCGCGCTCAAGTACGGCGTCACGCGGGACTACGTCATCGGCCTGGAGTGGGTGCTCCCGGATGGCGAGGTCCTCCGTGTCGGTCGGCGCACCATCAAGGGCGTGGCCGGCTATGACCTGGTGGGCCTCTTCGTGGGTTCGGAAGGCACCCTCGGCGTCGCGACGGAAATCACCCTGCAGCTCATTCCGTTGCCACGAAAAGTCCTCACGGCCCTCGTGGTGTTTCCGTCCGTGCTGGACGCGGCGCGGGCCGTGTCCGCCGTGCTCGCCGCGGGAATCCTTCCGCGCTGTCTGGAGCTCATCGACGACGTGGCCCTGCGCGCGGTGGATGGGCGCGGCTTCTCGTTTCCATCAGGCGCCGGCTCCGCCCTCATCGTCGAAGTGGACGGCACGAGCGAGGAGTCGTTGCTGGAGGACCTGTCACGCGTCGGCGACATCTGCGCACAGCAAGGCGCGGCCCAGACGCTCGTCGCGCGGGACGAGTCCCAGCGAGAGAAGCTGTGGGCCGTCCGCCGCGTGATTTCTCCCGCGCTGCGCGCCCTCAAGCCTCACAAGATTTCGGAGGACATCGTCGTTCCCCGCTCAAAAATTCCCGAAATCATCGAGCGACTGAAGGCCATGGGCGCGGAGCTGGGCCTCACCGTGGCCACGTATGGCCATGCGGGGGATGGAAATCTCCACGCCAACATTCTCTATGAAGGGCCCCATCAACGTCCCTTGGTGGACGAAGCCCTGCGCCGCATGTTGGTGATGACGGTGGACCTGGGCGGGACGATCACAGGCGAGCACGGTGTGGGCCTCGCGAAGCGGGAATTTCTCGCTCTCGAACAGGCGCCTGCACTGATTGAACTTCAACGGCGCCTCAAGTCCTTCTTCGACCCATCAGGCCTGCTCAATCCGCAGAAAATCTTCCCCGCGCTCGTGCGTTCTAACTGA
- the folE gene encoding GTP cyclohydrolase I: protein MAAAVKAFLHAAGLPLQDANLVDTPQRVADAWCRDFLDGYAKTPEEALGKTFPTPRGSSRELVVVTNLRFHSMCPHHLLPVTGVAHVAYVPGKQMAGFGRLSALVDCFAHRLILQEELAREVASSLARVLGSPGTACVIEAEQACLRMRGAQQRDAITHAEAYEGELRQDGGLRRELWARLGARR, encoded by the coding sequence ATGGCCGCCGCGGTGAAGGCCTTCCTGCACGCCGCGGGGCTGCCCCTCCAGGACGCGAACCTGGTGGACACGCCTCAGCGCGTGGCCGACGCCTGGTGCCGCGACTTCCTGGATGGCTACGCCAAGACGCCCGAGGAGGCGCTCGGAAAGACCTTCCCCACGCCCCGGGGCTCATCGCGGGAGCTGGTGGTGGTGACGAACCTCCGCTTCCATTCGATGTGCCCGCACCATCTGCTGCCGGTGACGGGCGTGGCCCATGTGGCCTACGTGCCGGGCAAGCAGATGGCGGGCTTCGGGAGGCTGTCCGCGCTGGTGGATTGCTTCGCGCACCGGCTCATCCTCCAGGAGGAGCTGGCCCGCGAGGTGGCCAGCTCCCTGGCCCGCGTGCTGGGCAGCCCCGGCACCGCGTGTGTCATTGAAGCGGAGCAGGCGTGTCTGCGCATGCGTGGTGCCCAGCAGCGCGATGCCATCACCCATGCGGAGGCCTATGAAGGTGAGCTGCGCCAGGATGGTGGCCTGCGCCGCGAGCTGTGGGCCCGGCTGGGGGCCCGGCGATGA
- a CDS encoding response regulator yields the protein MDDDPDILEALSEILEAEGFVIRRARNGKEALDRLEPEPPNLILLDLMMPVMDGWEFAQRMRQKPPAVAGIPLIVLSADRNVGSKAQDIGAVGHLAKPFELNDLLDMVRRSLDPSAMSSTSA from the coding sequence GTGGACGATGACCCGGATATCCTCGAAGCCCTCTCGGAGATCCTGGAGGCCGAGGGTTTTGTCATCCGCCGTGCACGCAATGGGAAGGAGGCGTTGGATCGCCTCGAGCCGGAACCTCCCAACCTCATCCTCCTGGACTTGATGATGCCCGTCATGGACGGATGGGAGTTCGCCCAGCGCATGCGCCAGAAGCCTCCGGCGGTGGCGGGCATTCCGCTCATCGTCCTCAGCGCGGACCGCAACGTGGGAAGCAAGGCTCAGGACATCGGCGCCGTCGGCCACCTGGCCAAGCCCTTCGAGCTCAATGATCTGCTCGACATGGTCCGCCGCTCACTCGACCCCTCCGCCATGAGCAGCACCAGCGCCTGA